One Mercurialis annua linkage group LG3, ddMerAnnu1.2, whole genome shotgun sequence DNA window includes the following coding sequences:
- the LOC126671266 gene encoding aquaporin NIP1-2 gives MADHVLDVKECPRLPPPPSKDSILSFSVPFMQKLIAEVVGTYFLIFAGCSSVAVNLNFDKVVTLPGISIVWGLAVMVLVYSVGHISGAHFNPAVTLAFATCKRFPWRQVPAYIACQVAGSTLAAGTVRLIFTGKQDHFTGTMPAGSDMQSFVVEFIITFYLMFIISGVATDNRAIGELAGLAVGATVLLNVMFAGPISGASMNPARSLGPAIVSHKYKGLWIYIVSPILGAQAGAWIYNMIRYTDKPLREITNSASFLKSTGRA, from the exons ATGGCAGATCATGTTTTGGATGTCAAAGAATGTCCTCGTCTTCCTCCTCCGCCTTCTAAAGATTCAATCCTGAGTTTTTCTGTGCCTTTCATGCAAAAG TTGATAGCTGAGGTGGTGGGGAcgtattttttgatatttgcGGGATGTTCATCGGTGGCTGTGAATTTGAACTTTGATAAGGTGGTGACACTTCCCGGAATTTCAATCGTTTGGGGTTTGGCGGTGATGGTTTTGGTTTACTCCGTCGGTCATATCTCCGGCGCCCATTTTAACCCGGCTGTCACTCTAGCTTTTGCCACCTGTAAGAGGTTTCCTTGGAGACAG GTGCCGGCTTATATAGCGTGCCAAGTCGCTGGTTCGACATTAGCCGCCGGAACAGTTCGGTTAATTTTTACGGGCAAGCAAGATCATTTTACTGGAACAATGCCGGCAGGGTCAGATATGCAATCCTTTGTGGTTGAGTTCATAATCACTTTCTATCTTATGTTCATCATATCGGGCGTTGCGACTGATAACCGAGCT ATTGGTGAACTTGCTGGACTCGCAGTTGGCGCAACGGTACTTCTCAATGTGATGTTTGCAGG GCCGATTTCCGGGGCGTCGATGAACCCGGCGAGAAGCTTAGGGCCAGCAATTGTGTCACATAAGTACAAGGGGCTATGGATATATATAGTGTCACCAATTTTGGGTGCACAGGCAGGTGCATGGatatataatatgattagaTATACAGATAAGCCATTAAGAGAGATCACAAACAGTGCTTCTTTTCTTAAGAGCACAGGTCGTGCTTGA